Genomic DNA from Verrucomicrobiia bacterium:
TTTAGGCCGCTACACGGTCGAAACTGGCTTTGAGGTCCTTTTTAGTGCGCAAACCGACCATTTGGTTTGCGACCTGGCCCTGTTGGAACAGAAGCAAGGTCGGGATCGAGTGGATGCCATACTCGGCAGCCAGCCCTTGGTGTTCGTCAATATTGACTTTAGCGATTCGGACCCGGCCATCATATTCCTGGGCCAGTTCATCCAAAATTGGCGCCAGCATCTTGCAAGGGCCGCACCACTCCGCCCAAAAATCCACTAG
This window encodes:
- the trxA gene encoding thioredoxin, producing MADPRIVSLTQDNFSKEVLESEKPVLVDFWAEWCGPCKMLAPILDELAQEYDGRVRIAKVNIDEHQGLAAEYGIHSIPTLLLFQQGQVANQMVGLRTKKDLKASFDRVAA